TCCGAAGCGCCACGGCGAAGAGACGTCGAACCTCATGTATGCCTGGATCACGCAAGGCAAGGAGCCGCCGCTCCTGACGTTGACGACGGGCATGCTGGCCACGCGCGGCAACGTGGAGCAAGTGCGTCAAGAGATGGGGCTCGCCGCGAAGTAATCGGCGCAGCTTTCCAGGCCGGCCGCGCGTCGGTTCAGTGACGAACGCGACGGGCGGCCGGCTTGGATGACCCTTCAGTGCGAGGACAGGTGAGATGTCTGCAACATTGCGATTTGACAATATCGGCAAGGTGTTTCCGGGCGTTCGCGCGCTCGACGGCGTGTCGTTCGAAGTCGAGCCCGGCCAGGTGCACGGGCTCATGGGCGAGAACGGCGCGGGCAAGTCGACGCTGCTCAAAATTTTAGGCGGCGAGTATCAACCCGACTCGGGCCGCATCATGATGGACGGCCAGGAGGTGCGTTTTCCGAGCGCGGCGGCCTCGATCGCTGCGGGCGTCGCGGTGATTCACCAGGAGCTGCAATACGTTCCCGATCTGACCGTGACGGAAAACCTGCTGCTCGGCCGGTTGCCGAACGCATTCGGCTGGGTGCACAAGCGCGACGCCAAGCGTTTCGTGCGGGAACGGCTGGGCGCGATGGGCGTCGATCTCGACCCGAACGCGAAGCTCGGACGGTTGTCGATCGCGCAGCGGCAGATGGTCGAAATCTGCAAGGCGCTGCTACGTAACGCGCGCGTCATCGCGCTCGACGAGCCGACGAGTTCGCTTTCGCATCGCGAGACCGAAGTGCTGTTCAAGCTCGTGCGCGAGTTGCAGGCCGATGACCGCGCGCTCATCTACATCTCGCACCGGATGGACGAGATCTACGAGCTGTGCACTGCCTGTACGATCTTTCGCGACGGCCGCAAGGTCGCATCGCATCCGTCGCTCGCCGAGGTCAAGCGCGAGACGATCGTCAAGGAGATGGTCGGGCGTGAGATTGCCGACATCTACGGCTATCGGTCTCGACACCACGGCGAGGTGCGGCTTGTCGTCGATGCCGTCGAAGGCCACGGCCTGTCGGCGCCCGCGAGCTTTTCCGTGCGAGCCGGTGAAATCGTCGGCTTCTTCGGGCTGGTGGGCGCGGGCCGCAGCGAATTGATGCGGCTCGTCTACGGCGCCGAAAAACGGCGCGGCGGACATCTGACGCTCGACGGCGCCGCCGCCGACGTGAAAAGCCCGACGCATGCGATTCGCCGCGGGATCGTGCTGTGCCCCGAA
The sequence above is a segment of the Trinickia acidisoli genome. Coding sequences within it:
- the araG gene encoding L-arabinose ABC transporter ATP-binding protein AraG; translated protein: MSATLRFDNIGKVFPGVRALDGVSFEVEPGQVHGLMGENGAGKSTLLKILGGEYQPDSGRIMMDGQEVRFPSAAASIAAGVAVIHQELQYVPDLTVTENLLLGRLPNAFGWVHKRDAKRFVRERLGAMGVDLDPNAKLGRLSIAQRQMVEICKALLRNARVIALDEPTSSLSHRETEVLFKLVRELQADDRALIYISHRMDEIYELCTACTIFRDGRKVASHPSLAEVKRETIVKEMVGREIADIYGYRSRHHGEVRLVVDAVEGHGLSAPASFSVRAGEIVGFFGLVGAGRSELMRLVYGAEKRRGGHLTLDGAAADVKSPTHAIRRGIVLCPEDRKEEGIVAMASVAENINISCRRHGLRAGLFLNRAKEAETADRFIKLLKIKTPSRRQKIRLLSGGNQQKTILSRWLAEPDLKVVILDEPTRGIDVGAKHEIYNVIYELAERGCAVVMVSSELPEVLGVSDRIVVMREGRIAGELARDKASEPALLEFALPQGGRAAREAA